The following proteins are co-located in the Apium graveolens cultivar Ventura chromosome 5, ASM990537v1, whole genome shotgun sequence genome:
- the LOC141659639 gene encoding uncharacterized protein LOC141659639, with protein sequence MNITVDTDHAAEVPEAGIQQVKENLDMDVEGVADDIAEDNISDQENDEILGMEFTATMTASNVNNTCHGAYIPAAIQPNGRTWISGETVTLRMGILTWNIKVVFSTGLPRFSAG encoded by the exons ATGAATATTACAGTTGACACTGATCATGCTGCAGAAGTTCCTGAAGCAGGAATTCAGCAAGTAAAAGAAAACTTGGATATGGATGTTGAAGGTGTAGCTGATGATATTGCAGAAGACAATATAAGTGATCAGGAAAATGATGAAATCCTGGGAATGGAGTTCACCGCAACAATGACTGCTTCAAATGTGAACAACACATGTCATGGAGCG TATATCCCAGCAGCTATACAGCCAAATGGTAGGACATGGATAAGTGGTGAAACTGTAACTTTGAGGATGGGGATTTTAACCTGGAATATTAAGGTAGTGTTTTCTACTGGATTACCTCGATTCTCTGCTGGATAG